In Nitrobacteraceae bacterium AZCC 1564, the following proteins share a genomic window:
- a CDS encoding methyl-accepting chemotaxis protein (product_source=COG0840; cath_funfam=1.10.287.950; cog=COG0840; pfam=PF00015,PF00672; smart=SM00283,SM00304; superfamily=58104; transmembrane_helix_parts=Outside_1_14,TMhelix_15_37,Inside_38_332,TMhelix_333_355,Outside_356_706), whose protein sequence is MQSGNLGDDMLDRVSVTALLKSVIAAMAACVIILLATSAWQSWNTVDATSRIATIADASGQAFKAMHNLRTDRSSTVRTLNAEGTITPDMEKYLRNIQDSEMPALRAAINILGSLEFPEKGALLPELSRLTDALTSLQKEFWDAASKPKASRRAGLAKEYSETTTAVISVLDKISNQLAALVNHANPVVDQLLSIKQMAWILRNTAGDASVLVSNGLATGKVSGDAQLNYTKFVGGMDAAWSAVESAAAGMKLPAALENAIAAAKTAYFDAQYMSLRDRLIFALSTGEKPEMTAAQWTPVTVGRMASAVVVAEQALDAAKEYGRDLHQAAFRALIVQLILLSGAVAMAVLSIIAVSRRVIKPLQSIQGAMLKVADGDLSVDVPFAQRRDEIGALAGALETFKQNAVEKERIEADQRARNARGVSRQQAIETHIAMFEQQIGEVLDAFSEASDQMRQTSEGMSAISMQTNTQVRQAAKASGDASANVQSVAAASEELSSSINDISRQVSHAANIAGRAVDQARQTDTTVQGLSETAGRIGDVISLINDIAGQTNLLALNATIEAARAGEAGKGFAVVASEVKSLASQTAKATEEISQQIAAVQKVAQEAMDAIKGIGGTISEVSEVATAIAAAVEEQGAATQEITRNTQQAARGTMDVSNNIAGVTQGADATGASAQNVKAAAEALGTQAQQLRGRVNDFLGNIRAA, encoded by the coding sequence ATGCAGTCGGGCAATCTGGGGGATGACATGCTTGACCGCGTGAGCGTTACGGCGCTTTTGAAATCTGTGATCGCTGCAATGGCAGCGTGCGTGATTATTCTGCTTGCAACGTCAGCGTGGCAGTCTTGGAACACAGTTGATGCAACCAGCCGCATCGCCACGATCGCGGATGCATCGGGGCAAGCTTTCAAGGCCATGCACAATTTGCGGACCGACAGGTCGTCGACGGTTCGCACCTTGAATGCCGAGGGCACGATCACGCCCGATATGGAGAAATACCTCAGGAACATTCAAGACAGCGAGATGCCGGCGCTGCGCGCCGCGATCAACATTCTCGGGTCTCTGGAATTCCCGGAAAAAGGTGCGTTGTTGCCGGAGTTATCTCGGCTGACCGACGCACTGACTTCTCTGCAGAAGGAGTTCTGGGACGCGGCCAGCAAGCCGAAGGCGTCACGCCGCGCGGGACTCGCGAAGGAATACTCGGAGACGACAACGGCCGTCATCAGTGTCCTGGACAAGATTTCGAATCAACTGGCTGCATTGGTCAATCACGCCAACCCCGTCGTCGACCAGTTGCTGTCGATCAAGCAGATGGCCTGGATTCTGCGCAACACCGCCGGTGACGCATCAGTGTTGGTGTCGAATGGTCTCGCCACGGGTAAGGTTTCGGGCGACGCTCAGTTGAACTACACGAAGTTCGTCGGCGGCATGGATGCCGCCTGGTCTGCTGTCGAGAGCGCGGCGGCGGGGATGAAGCTGCCAGCAGCACTCGAAAACGCGATTGCGGCTGCCAAGACGGCCTATTTTGACGCGCAGTACATGTCGCTCCGCGACCGGCTGATATTTGCTTTGTCGACCGGAGAGAAGCCGGAAATGACGGCAGCTCAATGGACGCCTGTGACCGTTGGCCGTATGGCGAGTGCGGTCGTCGTCGCGGAACAGGCGTTGGATGCCGCCAAGGAATACGGCAGGGACCTCCATCAGGCAGCATTTCGTGCGCTGATCGTCCAACTGATCCTGCTTTCCGGCGCCGTCGCCATGGCTGTGCTGAGCATCATTGCGGTCAGCCGCCGCGTCATCAAGCCGCTGCAGTCTATTCAGGGGGCGATGCTCAAGGTCGCCGACGGCGATCTGTCCGTCGACGTTCCGTTCGCGCAGCGCCGCGATGAAATCGGCGCACTGGCCGGGGCGCTGGAGACATTCAAGCAGAACGCCGTTGAAAAGGAGCGGATCGAGGCGGATCAACGCGCGCGCAATGCGCGCGGCGTGTCCCGCCAGCAAGCAATCGAAACGCATATCGCGATGTTTGAACAGCAGATTGGAGAAGTGCTCGACGCTTTCAGCGAGGCTTCCGATCAGATGCGACAGACCTCGGAGGGCATGTCCGCCATCTCGATGCAGACGAATACGCAGGTGCGCCAGGCCGCGAAAGCATCCGGCGATGCATCCGCTAATGTGCAAAGTGTGGCGGCCGCCTCTGAAGAACTCAGCTCGTCCATCAATGACATCAGCCGTCAGGTCTCTCATGCGGCAAACATTGCCGGACGTGCGGTGGATCAGGCTCGTCAGACCGATACCACGGTTCAGGGGCTCTCGGAGACAGCAGGCCGTATCGGCGATGTGATCAGCCTGATCAACGATATTGCTGGTCAAACCAATCTGCTGGCACTCAACGCCACCATCGAAGCCGCACGCGCCGGTGAAGCAGGCAAGGGGTTTGCCGTCGTTGCGTCCGAGGTGAAGTCGCTCGCAAGCCAGACCGCAAAGGCGACCGAGGAAATTTCCCAGCAGATCGCTGCGGTCCAAAAGGTTGCGCAGGAAGCGATGGACGCGATCAAGGGCATCGGTGGCACCATATCGGAAGTCAGCGAGGTTGCGACTGCGATTGCGGCTGCGGTTGAGGAGCAGGGGGCTGCGACGCAGGAAATCACACGCAACACCCAGCAGGCAGCACGGGGCACTATGGATGTTTCCAACAACATCGCCGGGGTCACCCAGGGCGCCGATGCCACCGGAGCATCTGCTCAGAACGTCAAGGCCGCGGCCGAGGCGCTCGGGACGCAGGCGCAGCAATTGCGCGGCCGGGTCAACGATTTCCTGGGAAATATTCGGGCGGCGTGA
- a CDS encoding putative oxidoreductase (product_source=KO:K15977; cog=COG2259; ko=KO:K15977; pfam=PF07681; superfamily=82866; transmembrane_helix_parts=Inside_1_11,TMhelix_12_34,Outside_35_53,TMhelix_54_76,Inside_77_82,TMhelix_83_102,Outside_103_116,TMhelix_117_136,Inside_137_156), with translation MSALVSLGRVLFVVLFVFSGASKLFDIASTTQAITEKVAIPAVLAPYATQLEGLAGMPTAQILAILAGVVEVVSGLMIALNFGARFFAIVLVLFVAVTTFYFHNFWDMTGADRINNMIHALKNLSLIGGLLIIAGYPRNAAVVEKDGYSSVSDTQY, from the coding sequence ATGTCCGCTTTAGTCTCCCTCGGGCGTGTTCTGTTTGTCGTCTTATTTGTATTTTCCGGAGCTTCTAAGCTTTTTGATATTGCATCGACGACCCAGGCCATCACTGAAAAGGTAGCCATTCCTGCTGTGCTGGCGCCTTACGCGACCCAGCTTGAGGGGCTGGCCGGGATGCCGACCGCACAGATCCTCGCCATTCTCGCGGGTGTCGTCGAGGTCGTCAGCGGGTTGATGATTGCGCTCAATTTTGGTGCGCGGTTCTTCGCCATCGTCTTGGTGCTGTTTGTTGCCGTGACAACGTTCTACTTCCACAATTTCTGGGACATGACCGGTGCTGATCGCATCAACAACATGATTCATGCCCTGAAGAATCTGTCGCTGATCGGTGGGCTGCTGATCATTGCCGGCTATCCACGAAATGCGGCGGTGGTGGAGAAGGACGGTTATTCAAGCGTCTCTGATACGCAGTACTAA
- a CDS encoding malate dehydrogenase (oxaloacetate-decarboxylating)(NADP+) (product_source=KO:K00029; cath_funfam=3.40.50.10380,3.40.50.10750,3.40.50.720; cog=COG0280,COG0281; ko=KO:K00029; pfam=PF00390,PF01515,PF03949; smart=SM00919,SM01274; superfamily=51735,53223,53659) yields the protein MASTLSEELRLAALAYHRNPRPGKLEIQASKPLANQRDLALAYSPGVAAACEAIAADPHEAASLTARSNLVAVVSNGTAVLGLGNIGPLASKPVMEGKAVLFKKFAGIDVFDIEIAADTIARVVDTVAALEPTFGGINLEDIKGPECFEIEEQLKARMKIPVFHDDQHGTAIIVCAAIRNALILNGKKIEDIKIVTSGAGAAAIACLNLMVSLGAKRENIWVCDIDGLVYEGRNTLMDKWKAVYAQKTDKRKLADVIGGADVFLGVSAAGVLKPEMVAQMADKPLVMALANPTPEIMPDEARKVRPDAMICTGRSDFPNQVNNVLCFPFIFRGALDVGATAINEEMKRAAVDALAQLARDPPSDVVVRYDSGETQGFGPGSLIPSPFDPRLILRVAPAVAKAAMESGVATRPIADFDAYTEQLDRFAFRSGLVMKPVFAKAKVQPVRVIYAEGEDERVLRAVQVVLEENVARPILVGRPSVVASRIQRFGLSIKAGQDFDLINPEDDPRYRSYVQSYIDVAGRSGITPDAARTLVRTNATVIAALAVVRGEADAMLCGVDGRYMSHLRRIREIIGVSPGLEDFSALALVITSKGAYFIADTQIRPNPTAEELAEMAALAAVHVQRFGVKPKVAFLSHSDFGSYDTESARKMRRATELLAKDHPEIEADGEMQGDTALTELSRQLVLPHSRLEGSANILIMPNLDAANIGYQMIKVLAGALPVGPILIGPARPAHILTPSVTARGILNMTAVAAVEAQERAGRQQPTLFG from the coding sequence ATGGCGTCAACGTTGTCTGAAGAATTGCGCCTCGCGGCGTTGGCCTATCACCGCAATCCTCGTCCCGGAAAACTGGAAATCCAAGCGAGTAAGCCGCTTGCCAACCAGCGTGACCTCGCGCTGGCCTATTCGCCGGGTGTCGCTGCAGCATGTGAAGCCATTGCGGCCGATCCGCATGAAGCGGCGTCGCTGACAGCTCGCTCCAATCTCGTTGCAGTCGTCAGCAACGGCACCGCTGTCCTGGGACTTGGCAATATCGGGCCGCTCGCCTCCAAGCCTGTGATGGAAGGCAAGGCGGTCCTGTTCAAGAAGTTCGCCGGCATTGACGTGTTCGACATTGAGATCGCCGCCGACACCATTGCGCGGGTCGTCGACACCGTTGCCGCGCTGGAGCCGACTTTCGGCGGAATCAACCTCGAGGACATCAAGGGGCCGGAGTGCTTCGAGATTGAGGAGCAGTTGAAGGCTCGGATGAAGATTCCGGTCTTCCATGATGACCAGCACGGCACTGCAATCATTGTCTGCGCTGCCATCCGCAACGCATTGATCTTGAATGGCAAGAAGATCGAAGACATCAAGATCGTGACGTCGGGCGCCGGCGCGGCCGCCATCGCCTGCCTCAATCTGATGGTCTCGCTCGGTGCGAAGCGAGAGAACATCTGGGTCTGCGACATTGACGGACTTGTCTATGAAGGGCGCAATACGCTCATGGACAAGTGGAAGGCGGTCTACGCGCAGAAGACCGATAAGCGCAAGCTGGCGGATGTGATCGGCGGCGCGGATGTCTTCCTAGGTGTTTCAGCGGCCGGCGTCCTGAAGCCGGAAATGGTCGCCCAGATGGCAGACAAGCCATTGGTGATGGCCCTTGCCAACCCCACGCCCGAGATCATGCCCGATGAGGCGCGCAAGGTTCGTCCGGATGCGATGATCTGCACGGGCCGTTCGGACTTCCCCAATCAGGTGAACAACGTCCTCTGCTTCCCCTTCATCTTCCGTGGGGCGCTCGATGTCGGCGCCACCGCGATCAATGAGGAGATGAAACGCGCCGCCGTTGACGCGCTGGCGCAGCTGGCGCGTGATCCTCCGTCCGACGTCGTGGTTCGCTATGACAGCGGCGAGACCCAAGGCTTCGGACCCGGTTCGCTCATCCCGAGCCCGTTTGATCCGCGCCTGATCCTGCGCGTCGCTCCCGCGGTCGCAAAGGCCGCAATGGAGTCCGGCGTAGCAACCCGGCCGATCGCGGATTTCGATGCCTACACCGAACAGCTCGACCGCTTCGCATTCCGCTCCGGCCTCGTCATGAAGCCGGTGTTCGCCAAGGCCAAGGTCCAGCCCGTCCGCGTCATCTACGCCGAAGGCGAGGATGAGCGCGTGCTGCGTGCGGTTCAGGTCGTGCTCGAGGAAAATGTCGCGCGGCCTATTCTGGTCGGGCGCCCGTCCGTCGTTGCGTCGAGGATTCAGCGCTTCGGCTTGTCGATCAAGGCCGGGCAGGATTTTGATCTGATCAACCCGGAGGACGACCCGCGCTACCGCTCTTATGTGCAGAGCTACATCGATGTGGCTGGCCGAAGCGGTATTACTCCCGATGCCGCGCGGACGCTGGTTCGCACCAATGCGACGGTGATCGCGGCGCTCGCGGTGGTCCGCGGTGAGGCAGATGCCATGCTCTGCGGTGTCGACGGGCGCTATATGAGCCATCTTCGCCGCATCCGCGAGATCATTGGCGTATCTCCGGGCCTGGAAGACTTTTCAGCGTTGGCTTTGGTGATCACCAGTAAGGGCGCGTATTTCATCGCCGACACTCAGATTCGCCCCAATCCGACCGCCGAGGAGCTGGCTGAGATGGCGGCTCTGGCTGCCGTCCATGTCCAACGCTTCGGGGTGAAGCCAAAGGTCGCGTTCCTCTCGCATTCGGATTTCGGCAGCTACGACACAGAATCCGCCCGCAAGATGCGCCGCGCGACTGAACTGCTTGCGAAGGATCACCCGGAAATCGAGGCTGACGGCGAAATGCAGGGTGATACGGCATTGACCGAGTTGTCGCGTCAGCTTGTGCTCCCGCATTCACGTCTGGAAGGGTCGGCCAACATCCTGATCATGCCGAATCTGGACGCAGCCAATATCGGCTACCAGATGATCAAGGTTCTGGCTGGTGCGTTGCCAGTAGGACCGATCCTGATCGGTCCAGCGCGGCCGGCCCATATCCTGACGCCGTCGGTGACCGCGCGTGGCATTCTCAATATGACCGCGGTTGCCGCTGTCGAAGCACAAGAACGAGCGGGGCGACAGCAGCCGACTCTGTTCGGGTGA
- a CDS encoding aspartyl-tRNA synthetase (product_source=KO:K01876; cath_funfam=2.40.50.140,3.30.930.10; cog=COG0173; ko=KO:K01876; pfam=PF00152,PF01336,PF02938; superfamily=50249,55681; tigrfam=TIGR00459) — protein sequence MHRYRSHTCGALREANIGQEVRLSGWCHRIRDHGGVLFIDLRDHYGLTQCVIDPDSSAFKLAETLRSEWVVRFDGKVRRRPEGTDNPELPTGTVELFINEIEVLGEAGELPMPVFGDQEYPEEIRLKYRFLDLRRERLHQNIMTRGAIVDSMRKRMKEAGFFEFQTPILTASSPEGARDFLVPSRIHPGKFYALPQAPQQYKQLLMMSGFDRYFQIAPCFRDEDPRADRLPGEFYQLDLEMSFVTQEDVFAAMEPVITGVFEDFAKGKPVTKNWPRIPFAEALRKYGTDKPDLRNPLVMQEVSEHFRGSGFKVFARMLEDPTNQVWAIPGPGGGSRAFCDRMNSWAQGEGQPGLGYIMWREGGEGAGPLANNIGPERTAAIREQLRLKDGDAAFFVAGDPSKFWKFAGLARTKVGEELNLIDKDRFELAWIVDFPMYEYNEDEKKIDFSHNPFSMPQGGLEALQTQDPLTIKAFQYDIACNGYEIASGGIRNHRPQAMVKAFEIAGYGEETVIERFGGMYRAFQYGAPPHGGMAAGVDRIVMLLCGTTNLREISLFPMNQRAEDLLMGAPSEVTLKQLRELHIRLNLPQN from the coding sequence ATGCATCGCTATCGTTCTCACACTTGCGGCGCTCTCCGCGAAGCCAACATCGGCCAAGAGGTTCGGCTCTCGGGCTGGTGTCACCGCATCCGCGACCACGGTGGCGTTCTATTTATCGATCTGCGCGACCATTATGGCCTGACGCAGTGCGTGATCGATCCGGATTCCTCGGCGTTCAAATTGGCCGAAACCCTGCGGTCTGAGTGGGTGGTCCGTTTTGACGGCAAGGTTCGCCGTCGTCCCGAAGGCACTGACAATCCTGAATTGCCGACCGGCACGGTTGAGCTCTTCATCAATGAGATCGAGGTGCTGGGCGAGGCCGGCGAACTGCCGATGCCGGTGTTCGGCGACCAGGAATATCCCGAAGAGATAAGGCTTAAGTACCGCTTCCTCGACCTTCGTCGCGAGCGTCTGCACCAGAACATCATGACGCGCGGCGCCATCGTGGACTCCATGCGCAAGCGTATGAAGGAAGCCGGCTTCTTCGAATTCCAGACGCCGATCCTGACGGCTTCATCCCCGGAGGGCGCGCGCGACTTCCTCGTGCCGAGCCGGATTCATCCGGGCAAGTTCTATGCGCTCCCGCAGGCGCCGCAGCAGTACAAGCAGCTGCTGATGATGTCGGGCTTCGACCGTTACTTCCAGATCGCGCCATGTTTCCGCGATGAGGATCCTCGCGCGGATCGCTTGCCCGGCGAGTTCTATCAACTCGATCTGGAGATGAGCTTCGTCACGCAAGAGGATGTTTTTGCTGCGATGGAGCCGGTCATCACCGGCGTGTTCGAGGATTTCGCCAAGGGCAAGCCGGTGACGAAGAACTGGCCGCGCATTCCCTTTGCGGAAGCCCTGCGTAAATACGGCACCGACAAGCCAGACCTGCGCAATCCGCTTGTGATGCAGGAAGTCTCCGAGCATTTCCGCGGTTCGGGCTTTAAGGTATTCGCCCGTATGCTCGAAGACCCGACCAATCAGGTTTGGGCGATCCCTGGCCCCGGTGGAGGTTCGCGCGCGTTTTGCGATCGCATGAATTCATGGGCGCAGGGTGAGGGTCAACCCGGCCTTGGCTACATTATGTGGCGCGAAGGCGGTGAGGGGGCGGGTCCGTTGGCCAACAACATTGGTCCCGAGCGCACGGCCGCGATCCGCGAGCAGTTGCGCCTCAAGGACGGCGACGCGGCATTCTTTGTGGCGGGTGATCCGTCGAAGTTCTGGAAGTTTGCCGGTCTCGCACGAACCAAAGTCGGCGAGGAGTTAAACCTGATCGACAAGGATCGGTTCGAACTTGCGTGGATTGTTGACTTCCCGATGTACGAGTACAACGAGGATGAGAAGAAGATCGACTTCTCGCACAACCCGTTCTCGATGCCGCAAGGCGGTCTGGAAGCACTTCAGACCCAGGATCCGCTGACCATCAAGGCATTTCAGTACGACATCGCCTGTAACGGTTACGAGATCGCGTCCGGCGGCATCCGCAACCATCGTCCGCAGGCGATGGTCAAGGCGTTCGAGATCGCAGGCTATGGCGAGGAGACCGTGATTGAGCGCTTCGGTGGTATGTATCGCGCGTTCCAGTATGGCGCGCCTCCGCACGGCGGTATGGCTGCAGGCGTGGATCGCATTGTCATGCTGCTCTGCGGTACGACTAACCTTCGTGAAATCTCGCTATTCCCGATGAATCAGCGCGCGGAAGATTTGCTAATGGGGGCTCCGTCGGAAGTGACGCTCAAGCAGCTCCGCGAGCTTCACATCAGGCTCAATCTGCCGCAAAACTGA